In a genomic window of Oryzias melastigma strain HK-1 unplaced genomic scaffold, ASM292280v2 sc00313, whole genome shotgun sequence:
- the arhgef11 gene encoding rho guanine nucleotide exchange factor 11 (The sequence of the model RefSeq protein was modified relative to this genomic sequence to represent the inferred CDS: added 163 bases not found in genome assembly): MSLRQPSSTLDSPFAVWLSSLTIGDSERKSSGNQQRELLTDVSAEGSSPGLVQRCVIVQKDQLGFGFTVCGERVKLVQNVRPGGAAVKAGVQEGDRIIKVNGSLVSSMTHQEVVKLIKSGPYVALTLQGPPPSAASMPLEPLPSYLTPNQRTSVIGETPPPPPLNSTPSQRITLPTPLQDPEVQKHATQILRKMLEQEEAELQDLMDEQLKNPSPSLEERIESAKRRAHQVRIKIQQDLEGTRSESTTGYVKAGEGRLSLDSGEGDIEPFESPHSSPSFPSRNPHHRRQSSDTHGDTALKPQIIGPEEEDEEDDGYAFNEMDGPFQDIELLKSRPAHMTVFMRYVFTQLLDPNPLLFYLSVEAYLSSSPKDARALAPQICSHFLDPDAPLKIKVREEYLSDIESRLHAQEDIRGPLSELQQQVLPDIQDQIQDYRNKQMMGLGSLFGEGDLRQLDGDPAKERQVVDRQVSALWEVLSKHEEDRSSPLASAVHLYLRHSGIKLRDSKIFPGLSAEKDKWLAFLKTRKTSGIKKEKDGEDKKRNPILKYIGKPRTTSQSTFHVPLSPTEVRPGSVKNIIQHFENHSETPGEEGGEPTDPQQISSSSLGEEGPDSPMVSVRLARSGSLKAQGEGRRRGGAPGAEFVPRSRSDVDMEDCGEEQPGLRSLHHSASSASSSSARSVDNPTPPYTPRFSRRRSVDSSLALLPDAAVLEEELCDAQNWQDTVPAQLLAELSSRETDRQAVIYELYTTEVSHLRTLWVLDRVFFQKMRSVLNSEELACIFPNLPKVHEFHANLCEAMKKRREVPVVQEIGDIMLARFEDAAGQEFQEQASQLCCLQSQAQELIKNKKRKDPRFAQLIQECEASPLCRRLQLKDMLVSEMQRLTKYPLLLDNIIKYTDASSADLPALQRAQTCCRRILQNVNENVRESERQQRLSQYQRRLDPGPQFKNLDLTTKRMIHEGSLTWKMGKDKQMEVLALLLADVLVLLQKGPDDRLQLRYPTRWLGGGGGVSGDSKTSFSPLLKLDSLLVRPVATDAKALYAISTTETQIYELVATSASEINNWIDLLQKTIKSAGAGSPLNKVGSVPSTSSSVPAVAPGNHIFEDNSVTGESDSLEIPSSSDDITSDTPMDESGALNGEEGLAFCVAEEALKDVETLRRLILRDLGEDGWSHDSDNTPTNEAANGGSPNAERQRPESLETVLRLSTNEWESEPEWLPPPPPPPPQPSVCVVRKAVVVGPPPPPSSSVPDVSLLCDQSSRSRGDAPDQGNTFYLVMPSEQGETGTDDASDPPTPTAPAEEPTPPQSELNHSETQGAGQQSLVIRNADEIFLTIEELMSKLKRLKEIERAHHKLLESLRDSSFEWEEPPSGSADTPKPRPVDCSSGEDKDGSPEQAKILSTGF; the protein is encoded by the exons CCCTTTCGCTGTTTG GCTCAGCAGTCTGACCATCGGAGACTCGGAGCGCAAATCCTCTGGGAACCAGCAGAGGGAGCTGTTGACCGACGTCTCTGCAGAGGGCTCAA GTCCTGGACTGGTCCAGAGATGTGTGATCGTGCAGAAAGACCAGCTCGGGTTCGGCTTCACCGTGTGTGGAGAGAGAGTCAAGCTGGTGCAGAACGTGCGACCAG GGGGGGCTGCAGTCAAAGCCGGGGTTCAGGAGGGCGACCGGATCATCAAG GTCAACGGCTCGTTGGTGTCCTCCATGACCCATCAGGAGGTGGTGAAGCTCATCAAAT CTGGGCCGTACGTGGCCCTGACACTACAAGGACCGCCCCCATCTGCCGCCTCCATGCCCTTAGAGCCCCTCCCGTCTTACCTCACACCCAATCAGAGAACGTCTGTCATTGGagagaccccgccccctccaccTTTAAACAGCACCCCATCCCAAAGAATCACGTTACCCACACCACTGCAG GACCCAGAAGTGCAAAAACACGCAACTCAGATTCTCAGGAAAATGTtggagcaggaggaggcggAACTGCAG GACTTGATGGATGAGCAGCTGAAGAATCCATCGCCATCACTGGAGGAGCGCATTGAAAGTGCCAAGAGGAGAGCCCACCAAGTCAGGATCAAGATCCAGCAGGATCTG GAGGGAACCCGATCAGAATCCACTACAGGCTACGTGAAAGCAGGAGAAG GGCGGCTGTCGCTGGACTCTGGCGAGGGAGACATTGAG CCCTTTGAGAGTCCCCATTCCTCCCCCTCATTCCCCTCCAGGAACCCCCATCACCGGCGCCAGAGCTCCGACACACACGGTGACACG GCTTTGAAACCTCAGATCATCGGCCCcgaggaagaggatgaagaagatgatGGCTACGCCTTCAATGAG ATGGACGGTCCGTTTCAGGACATCGAGTTGTTGAAGTCGCGACCGGCGCACATGACCGTGTTCATGAGATACGTCTTCACGCAGCTGCTGGACCCCAACCCGCTG CTCTTTTACCTGTCAGTTGAAGCTTACCTGAGCTCCAGCCCTAAAGACGCGCGCGCCCTCGCTCCTCAAATCTGCTCCCATTTCCTGGATCCAGACGCT ccGCTGAAAATCAAAGTGCGAGAGGAGTATCTGTCGGACATCG AGAGTCGACTCCACGCGCAGGAGGACATCAGAGGACCgctgtcagagctgcagcagcaggtgcTGCCCGACATCCAGGACCAGATTCAGGACTACAG GAACAAGCAGATGATGGGGCTGGGCTCTCTGTTTGGAGAAGGAGACCTGCGGCAGCTGGACGGAGACCCCGCCAAAGAGAGACAGGTGGTGGACAGACAGGTGTCCGCCCTCTGGGAGGTTCT ATCAAAGCATGAAGAGGACAGAAG TTCTCCTCTGGCGTCAGCTGTACATCTGTACCTGCGACATTCCGGCATCAAGCTGAGAGACTCCAAGATCTTTCCGGGTCTGAGTGCGGAGAAGGACAAGTGGCTGGCCTTCCTGAAGACGAGAAAG ACAAGCGGCATCAAGAAGGAGAAGGATGGGGAGGATAAGAAGAGGAACCCCATCCTGAAGTACATCGGGAAACCGCGGACGACGTCTCAGTCCA CATTCCATGTCCCGTTGTCCCCGACTGAAG TTCGGCCCGGAAGCGTGAAGAACATCATCCAGCACTTTGAGAACCACTCGGAGACTCCaggggaggagggaggagaacCCACAGACCCTCAGCAGATCTCCAGTAGCAGTTTAGGAGAGGAAGGCCCGGACAG CCCCATGGTTTCGGTGCGTCTGGCCCGCAGCGGGTCGCTGAAGGCCCAGGGCGAGGGCCGGCGGCGGGGAGGGGCCCCCGGCGCGGAGTTCGTCCCGCGCTCCCGCAGCGATGTGGACATGGAGGACTGCGGCGAGGAGCAGCCGGGTCTGCGGTCGCTGCACCACAGCGCCTCGTCTGCGTCCAGCAGCTCTGCGCG GTCTGTAGACAACCCCACACCCCCATACACCCCCCGCTTCTCTAGGCGCAG GAGCGTGGACTCCTCGCTGGCTCTGTTACCAGACGCTGCggtgctggaggaggagctctgCGACGCTCAGAACTGGCAGGACACGGTTCCTGCGCAGCTCCTGGCAGAGCTCAGCTCCAGGGAGACGGACAGACAGGCTGTCATCTACG AGCTCTACACCACCGAGGTGTCCCACCTCCGAACGCTGTGGGTCCTTGACCGGGTCTTCTTCCAGAAGATGAGGTCGGTGCTGAACTCTGAGGAGCTGGCCTGCATCTTCCCCAACCTGCCCAAAGTCCACGAATTCCACG CAAACCTGTGCGAGGCCATGAAGAAGCGCCGGGAGGTTCCCGTCGTTCAGGAGATCGGAGATATCATGTTGGCCCGA TTTGAAGATGCAGCCGGGCAGGAGTTTCAGGAGCAGGCGTCGCAGCTCTGCTGCTTGCAGTCTCAGGCCCAGGAGCTCATCAAgaacaaaaagaggaaagacCCTCGCTTCGCTCAGCTCATCCAG GAGTGCGAGGCGAGTCCGCTGTGTCGGCGGCTGCAGCTCAAAGACATGCTGGTGTCGGAGATGCAGAGGCTCACCAAGTACCCTCTGCTGCTGGACAACATCATCAAGTACACCGACG cctcGTCGGCCGACCTCCCTGCGCTGCAGCGGGCTCAGACCTGCTGCCGGAGGATTCTGCAGAATGTCAACGAGAACGTGAGGGAGAGCGAGCGGCAGCAGCGCCTCAGCCAGTACCAGCGCAGGCTGGACCCCGGGCCTCAGTTCAAG AATCTGGACCTCACCACAAAGAGGATGATCCATGAAGGCTCGCTCACGTGGAAGATGGGCAAAGACAAGCAGATGG AAGTTTTAGCGCTGCTGCTGGCAGACGTCCTCGTCCTCCTGCAGAAAGGCCCCGACGACCGTCTGCAGCTCCGATATCCCACACGCTGGTTaggaggagggggcggggttagcGGGGACAGTAAGACCTCCTTCAGCCCGTTGCTGAAGCTGGACTCCCTGCTGGTCCGCCCGGTTGCCACAG CTCCTCTAGTGTTCCTGCTGTCGCCCCCGGCAACCACATCTTTGAAG ACAATTCTGTGACAGGAGAGTCCGACTCTCTGGAGATTCCTTCCTCcagtgatgacatcacatcaGACACGCCCATGGACGAATCGGGAGCTCTCAACGGGGAGGAAGGACTGGCGTTCTGCGTGGCGGAGGAGGCTCTGAAGGACG TGGAGACGCTGCGGCGGCTCATTCTGCGAGATCTGGGGGAGGACGGCTGGAGCCACGACTCGGACAACACCCCCACCAACGAGGCGGCGAACGGCGGGAGCCCCAACGCTGAGCGCCAGCGCCCCGAGTCTCTGGAGACCGTTCTGCGCCTGAGCACTAACGAATGGGAGTCTGAGCCGGAGTGGCTGCCCCCACCCCCCCCGCCGCCGCCACAACCTAGCGTCTGTGTGGTGAGGAAAG CTGTGGTTGtgggtcctcctcctcctccttcttcttctgtccCTGACGTCAGCCTCCTCTGCGATCAGTCGTCCCGGTCCAGAGGCGACGCCCCCGATCAGG GAAACACCTTCTACCTGGTGATGCCCTCAGAGCAGGGCGAGACCGGGACGGATGACGCCAGCGACCCCCCCACACCCACCGCCCCCGCAGAGGAGCCAACGCCGCCCCAATCAGAGCTCAACCATTCTGAGACGCAGGGGGCGGGGCAACAGAGTCTGGTGATCAGGAATGCGGATGAAATCTTCCTCACTATCGAGGAGCTGATGAGCAAACTCAAGAGGTTAAAG GAGATCGAGCGGGCCCATCACAAGCTGCTGGAGTCTCTTCGAGATTCTTCATTCGAGTGGGAGGAGCCACCGAGTGGCTCAGCAGAcacccccaagccccgccccgtGGACTGCAGCTCAGGAGAAG ACAAAGATGGAAGTCCAGAACAAGCTAAAATTCTCTCCACCGGGTTCTGA